Within the Photobacterium swingsii genome, the region CCGTAATAATTATTATTTTTAAGCGCTTTACTCTGTTGTTTTTATGAAATAATCGTAATTTCAGACAAAATCGTAGTTTATTTGCTTATTTTTTTGTACTTAAGTAATAGTAACCGACCCTCATCGGGTACTAAAGCCTTTATTTGTAATAAAGCGGTGCATAAAAGGCCTCGCTTCTTTAGTGAGCGTCTCAGTTATCTGCTGAGACCAGGTCGTCTCTTTGTTTCCACCCGTTCTATTACGGTAATACTCACTGACTCTCCTATCGTAATCCGCCAATGCTTGAGTATCTAACGACGCTTGATACTGCTCCTGATGCACTATCATAGATTGTGGTAATCGAGGTTTAGATTCAGGGTTTTGCGCTGGATGCCCTAAACATAAACCAAACAATGGAATCACATGCTCAGGTAACTGTAATAATTGCGAAACGTGCTCAGGATTATTACGAATACCTCCAATGTAGACCCCACCAAGCCCCAAAGATTCCGCCGCGACTAAACAATTTTGTGCCATAAGCGCAGAATCAACGGCGCCGATGAGCGTTTGCTCAGTAAAACCTAATTGAGCTTCAGGGTGAATTTGTTGATGCCGATGAAAATCGATACAAAATACTAAGAACTCTGCAGCAGTCTCAACATAAGGTTGATTGCCAGCGAAAGCCGCAAGTTGAGCACGAGATTCAGGCATGGTCACCCGTATGACACTCGTGCATTGGATGAAACTCGACGAAGAAGCAGCAATGCCACAATCTAGAATGGTGGCAAGTACTTGTGCTTCAATCGGTTGAGGTGAGAATTTGCGAATAGAGCGATGCGCTAACAACGTCTCGATAGTGTGATTCATCCTTGTTACTCATTTTCTATCGGGGTTTGACCTATTGTTGTACCACAACAGTCGCAAATTTGCTCTAAAATGCCCAAAAGGCGGTCTTTGTTGAGCGGTAATGGATTTCCTTTTATCGCATTCGATAACATGGCATCTTCCGCCACTTCACTAAACATGGTGTCACAAAAGCCATACTCACTCACCGCAGGTAAATTCAAACGACGTAAAGTCCGTTTCGTCCACGTTATCCCGTCCCCTATTTCTGCATTCATGCGCCCAGTCAGCAAGCAAGCCAACTGACGATAGCGATTTAGCACATCGGCACGGCCAGCCTCGCGTGCCGCAAGGACGTTTTCTTGCATAACATAAGGCGATAAATGCGCAGTAATCAACCCATGTGGCGCCTGTAGCCGCCCACCCAAAGCTGATGCTAAACCATGGGCTGCGCCTAGCTTCGCATTCGCTAGTGCCATTCCCCCTAACATGGCGGCAAAAGCCATGTCTGAACGTGCTCTTGGATCATCATCTTCACACGCAGGGATAATCGCGCCAGCTAATCGTCGTAGTCCTTCTTCACAAATCATATCGGTGAGCGGATTTGGATCCCCACAAACATAAGCTTCCATCAAGTGGGTAAAAGCATCCATACCACAACACGCTGAACTGACAGGATCCATGCCGTAAGTCAATGTGGGATCTACAATAGCCATATCAGGCAGCATATCTGGGCTGCGTAGACTCACTTTGACATTTTCTTGAGCAGATCGAAGCACAGCATTTTTACTGACTTCAGAGCCCGTGCCCGCCGTGGTTGGAATCGCAATGAAAGGCAAAGGTTTAGCTTGAAGCGGCACATTACGCCCAACGACTTCAACGTAGTCATAAACGCTCCCCTGGTTGGGAATTAGGGCTGCAAGTGCTTTGCCTGAATCTAAAACACTTCCTCCGCCTATTGCAACGACCATATCTGGGCGAAACTTACGCCCCATCGCAGCCATTTCTTCAATCATGGCAATCAAGGGTTCGCCATGAACAGCGACTTGCTGATAGCGCATATTTTGCTGCTTTATATAATTAATGATGGGCTCAGAGCGGACCGCGTCTTTACCTGTCACTAATAACACGCTGTAGCCAAATTGATTAAATGCGCTCAGCGAGTTATTCAGCGCACCTTCACCAAAAACGATCCGTGTCGACGTCATAAATTGAAACATAGCTACCCCTACTACCCAATTTGAAAATCCATTCGTATAACCGCCTTATTGCGTTATACGGATAGATTTTCTCTCTTATTATTTTCCACATTCAGCCACTTAAGTTGCATTGGTTTACGTTTGGTAATGTTGATGTAAAGCAACTTTATCTAGTGTTCATCTTACGTACTGTAAATAACTAGCGAACTGTCACAATTGAGACAGCACTAGCATTGCCTCTGTCATACAAATGCCTTGTTTTTTTCATTTATCCGTCACTTACCGCCACTAACCTAGCCCCATCAAACAAGGTATGAAGCCTAACAAAACATTTCTAGGGGAAATAAAATGAAAAAAACAGTATTGGCATCGGCAGTTCTGGCAACACTCACGTCAGGCATTGCAAACGCAGCAACGGTTTATCAAGATGATACAAACTCACTCAAAATTGGCGGCCGTGCTGAAGCGCGCTTTAACGTATCTGATAACCATAAATATGACAGTGCCGGTAAGGAAAACGGCAATGATACGTTCAAAGATAAATCGCGTGCTCGTATCAACCTAAAAGGCAAGTCAGACATTACTGATAGCCTGACGGCATTTGGTACTTACGAGCTAGAAGTAAAAGATGGTAAAGGACAAGCCATTGATACTCGCTACCTTTTCGCAGGCTTAGACACTAACTTTGGTGCTTTCTCGTACGGACAGCAAGACTCTGCGCAAGTTATCCTGACAGACTTCACTGATATTTTGGCTACCTTTGGCGGTGATGCCGCTGATCTTATTTCGGGTAACGGTGACAAAAAGCAAAACAACTTCGTTTATTCAGGTAACTTTGATGCATTAACAGTGACAGCTAACTACATTGTTAATGAAAACGATAAGAAAGATACGCGTTCATACGGCCTTTCTGCCGTTTACGAGCTGCCTTTTGGCTTAGACTTTGGTGCAGGTTATGTTGGGGGCAAAGAAAGTGCAGACACCGATGTTAACCAATACAACTTAGTCGCACGCTACAGCCTAGAAAACTTCATGGTATCTGGTCTTTATGCTGGCGGTAAATCGGAAACAGGCTCAACCAAAACCGACCTAACAGGTTACGAATTGGCTGCAGCCTATCAACTGAATCAATTCATTTTCCAAGGCGTGTACAACAAACAGCAAGCTAAGGTCGATGGTAAGAAAACAGACAATCAAGATTACATTGCCATTGAAGGTATCTACAAAATTAACAGCAGCCTTCGCACTTACGCAGGCTATAAGTTTAATCAGCTAGATAAGAACACTGATAAATCAGCAAATAACGATGAGCTTCAGGCCGGTATCCGCTTCGACTTTTAAGTTCAATATAACGCCAGATTAAAGATAAAACCGAGCTTATGCTCGGTTTTATCTTTTTGCGGTGAACAAAAGTTGTGCTTTCTCGAAAAATTTTCCATCAATCGGTTTTATCTATCACATCAAGCGATAAATCCCACTTCCTCAATGTCGTGAGCCACGATATAGTAAGCACAATTGATTTAAGGAGAGAGTGTATGTTCGTTGTTATTTTTGGTCGCCCAGGTTGCCCATTCTGTGTTCGTGCTAAAGACCTAGCAGAAAACTTAAAAGAAAGCCGTGAAGACTTTAACTACCGCTACGTTGATATCCACGCTGAAGGTATCAGCAAAGCAGATCTAGAAAAAACAGTGGGTAAACCAGTAGAAACTGTGCCACAAATCTTTGTTGATCAAGAGCACATCGGCGGCTGTACTGAATTTGAAGCATACGCAAAAGAAAACTTGGATCTTTTCCAATAATCCAAGCTGCGTAACCTCGCTCCGTAACTCGGTACTCTAGTAAAGATATAATGCCGAACATTACGCGATATTAAAGCCAGTCTATGACTGGCTTTTTGCTGTCTAATAACTGTAAATTCAAAGGATAAGCAGCATAAGATGACTGTTCCGCTGAATAATTTATCATGCTTTAAACTTAGCACCGTATTACGTCCTGTTTCCACCTGTTTTTAAAGCACTTTTTTGCATTAAACACAATGTGTTTTTGGAAAAAAATATTTCACTAAAAATCTATAACCTGTCCATAAAATCAGCTAGACTTCACACACTCATCGCGTGCCCATTGTTCCGGAAAATTTGTTGTGAATATCGACGTTGCAGCTTTGCTTCACCAAAATGATATTTTGTTGCTCTTTGTCGTTCTTGCTGTTGGCTTAAGTGTCGGAAAGATCCGATTCGCTAATTTGCAATTAGGCAATTCTATTGGCGTTCTACTCGCCGCCCTTCTCCTCGGTAATGCTGGTTTTACCTTTAATACAGAAGCGCTCAATATTGGCTTTATGCTCTTTATTTTCTGCGTGGGTATTGAAGCAGGCCCCAACTTTTTCGGTATCTTCTTCAGAGACGGAAAACACTACCTTCTACTCGCTCTCGTCGTATTACTCACGTCAATCGCCATCACAATGACAATGGCTGAACAGCTCAACCTCGATATTGGCTTGGCGACAGGTTTGATGGCAGGGTCGTTGACGGCAACGCCTGTTTTGGTAGGTGCAAAAGATGCACTGAATGGCGGCTTGGCAGGTATCACAGATAGTACTGCAATCCAGCAAATGGTTGATAGCTTAAGCGTTGGCTATGCAATGTCATACCT harbors:
- a CDS encoding iron-containing alcohol dehydrogenase, which codes for MFQFMTSTRIVFGEGALNNSLSAFNQFGYSVLLVTGKDAVRSEPIINYIKQQNMRYQQVAVHGEPLIAMIEEMAAMGRKFRPDMVVAIGGGSVLDSGKALAALIPNQGSVYDYVEVVGRNVPLQAKPLPFIAIPTTAGTGSEVSKNAVLRSAQENVKVSLRSPDMLPDMAIVDPTLTYGMDPVSSACCGMDAFTHLMEAYVCGDPNPLTDMICEEGLRRLAGAIIPACEDDDPRARSDMAFAAMLGGMALANAKLGAAHGLASALGGRLQAPHGLITAHLSPYVMQENVLAAREAGRADVLNRYRQLACLLTGRMNAEIGDGITWTKRTLRRLNLPAVSEYGFCDTMFSEVAEDAMLSNAIKGNPLPLNKDRLLGILEQICDCCGTTIGQTPIENE
- a CDS encoding porin, which codes for MKKTVLASAVLATLTSGIANAATVYQDDTNSLKIGGRAEARFNVSDNHKYDSAGKENGNDTFKDKSRARINLKGKSDITDSLTAFGTYELEVKDGKGQAIDTRYLFAGLDTNFGAFSYGQQDSAQVILTDFTDILATFGGDAADLISGNGDKKQNNFVYSGNFDALTVTANYIVNENDKKDTRSYGLSAVYELPFGLDFGAGYVGGKESADTDVNQYNLVARYSLENFMVSGLYAGGKSETGSTKTDLTGYELAAAYQLNQFIFQGVYNKQQAKVDGKKTDNQDYIAIEGIYKINSSLRTYAGYKFNQLDKNTDKSANNDELQAGIRFDF
- the nfsA gene encoding oxygen-insensitive NADPH nitroreductase translates to MNHTIETLLAHRSIRKFSPQPIEAQVLATILDCGIAASSSSFIQCTSVIRVTMPESRAQLAAFAGNQPYVETAAEFLVFCIDFHRHQQIHPEAQLGFTEQTLIGAVDSALMAQNCLVAAESLGLGGVYIGGIRNNPEHVSQLLQLPEHVIPLFGLCLGHPAQNPESKPRLPQSMIVHQEQYQASLDTQALADYDRRVSEYYRNRTGGNKETTWSQQITETLTKEARPFMHRFITNKGFSTR
- a CDS encoding GrxA family glutaredoxin, translating into MFVVIFGRPGCPFCVRAKDLAENLKESREDFNYRYVDIHAEGISKADLEKTVGKPVETVPQIFVDQEHIGGCTEFEAYAKENLDLFQ